A single region of the Acetivibrio cellulolyticus CD2 genome encodes:
- the trpA gene encoding tryptophan synthase subunit alpha — protein sequence MNKLEQAFNHGKAFIPFVTAGDPSLEITEQLVLKMAEAGADLIEIGIPFSDPVAEGPIIQEADYRALEAGTTTDKIFDMMRNIRKVCNIPIAFMTYVNPIFTYGTEKFMKNCQEVGVDAVIVPDVPYDERDELIPFCSKYNVTFISMIAPTSNDRIRMIASEAEGFLYCVSSMGVTGVRKDVGSNVGEMIKLAKEVKDIPCAIGFGISTPEQAAAMSKIYDGVIVGSAIVKIIAQYGTNCIPHVVEYVKSMKNAIK from the coding sequence ATGAATAAGCTAGAACAGGCTTTTAACCACGGCAAAGCTTTTATTCCATTTGTTACGGCAGGAGATCCGTCACTCGAAATAACTGAACAGTTGGTGCTTAAGATGGCTGAGGCTGGTGCCGATTTGATAGAAATAGGTATACCGTTTTCTGATCCGGTCGCAGAAGGACCGATAATTCAGGAGGCAGATTACCGTGCACTTGAAGCTGGAACAACCACCGATAAAATATTTGACATGATGAGAAATATACGTAAAGTATGCAATATACCAATAGCTTTTATGACCTATGTGAATCCAATCTTTACTTATGGTACTGAAAAATTCATGAAAAATTGTCAAGAGGTTGGGGTTGATGCAGTTATTGTACCGGATGTTCCATATGACGAAAGGGATGAGCTTATTCCTTTTTGCTCAAAATACAATGTTACTTTTATATCCATGATTGCGCCAACATCCAATGACCGCATACGCATGATAGCTAGTGAAGCGGAAGGTTTCCTTTACTGTGTTTCGTCTATGGGAGTGACTGGTGTGAGGAAAGATGTTGGAAGTAATGTTGGGGAAATGATAAAACTTGCAAAAGAAGTAAAAGACATACCATGTGCAATTGGTTTTGGTATATCAACACCTGAACAGGCAGCTGCAATGAGCAAAATTTATGATGGTGTAATTGTTGGAAGCGCAATTGTAAAGATTATTGCACAGTATGGAACGAATTGTATACCTCATGTGGTTGAATATGTGAAGAGTATGAAAAATGCAATCAAGTAG
- the trpB gene encoding tryptophan synthase subunit beta, with product MSRGRFGIHGGQYIPETLMNAVIELEEAYNRFKNDPEFVAELNELLNNYAGRPSLLYYAEKMTKDLGGAKIYLKREDLNHTGSHKINNVLGQVLLAKRMGKTRVIAETGAGQHGVATATAAALMGLECEIFMGKEDTERQALNVFRMELLGAKVHAVTSGTQTLKDAVNETMREWTQRITDTHYVLGSVMGPHPFPTIVRDFQSIIGREVKQQMLVKEGRLPDAVLACVGGGSNAMGLFYDFIGDKSVRLIGCEAAGRGADTDKTAATITTGTVGIFHGMKSYFCQDEYGQIAPVYSISAGLDYPGVGPEHANLHDIGRAEYVPVTDDEAVAAFEYLSRCEGIIPAIESSHAVAHARKIAPAMGKDQIIVICLSGRGDKDVAAIARYRGVQIYE from the coding sequence ATGTCAAGAGGAAGATTTGGAATACATGGCGGTCAATACATTCCAGAGACATTGATGAATGCTGTAATAGAGCTGGAAGAGGCTTATAACCGATTTAAAAATGACCCTGAATTTGTAGCAGAGTTAAATGAACTGCTGAACAATTATGCAGGGCGTCCATCATTGCTTTATTACGCAGAGAAAATGACTAAAGACTTGGGCGGTGCAAAGATTTATCTTAAAAGAGAGGACTTGAATCACACAGGTTCACACAAAATCAACAACGTATTAGGCCAGGTACTTCTTGCAAAACGTATGGGTAAAACACGCGTTATTGCGGAGACCGGTGCAGGTCAACATGGTGTTGCTACTGCTACAGCTGCAGCTCTGATGGGATTGGAATGCGAGATATTTATGGGTAAGGAAGACACTGAACGTCAGGCGTTAAATGTTTTCCGTATGGAACTTCTAGGTGCAAAAGTACATGCAGTTACAAGTGGTACTCAAACGTTGAAGGATGCAGTGAATGAGACAATGCGTGAGTGGACGCAGCGCATTACTGACACCCATTATGTGCTTGGTTCTGTAATGGGACCTCACCCGTTTCCGACAATTGTACGTGATTTCCAAAGTATAATCGGACGTGAAGTAAAACAGCAGATGTTAGTCAAGGAAGGAAGACTGCCTGATGCAGTATTGGCTTGTGTGGGTGGCGGCAGTAATGCGATGGGATTGTTTTATGATTTTATAGGAGATAAAAGCGTCCGGCTAATTGGATGTGAAGCAGCTGGACGCGGTGCTGATACCGACAAGACTGCAGCAACAATTACAACAGGTACAGTGGGTATTTTCCATGGTATGAAGTCCTATTTCTGTCAGGACGAGTACGGTCAGATTGCACCGGTTTATTCTATTTCAGCCGGACTTGATTACCCGGGTGTAGGTCCTGAACATGCCAACCTGCATGATATTGGCAGGGCTGAATATGTTCCGGTTACGGATGATGAAGCAGTGGCGGCCTTTGAATATCTTTCACGCTGTGAGGGAATTATTCCGGCAATAGAGAGTTCACATGCCGTTGCACATGCAAGAAAAATTGCACCTGCTATGGGTAAAGATCAAATTATTGTAATCTGTCTGTCAGGAAGAGGAGATAAAGACGTTGCGGCTATAGCACGTTACAGGGGGGTGCAAATATATGAATAA